One part of the Lotus japonicus ecotype B-129 chromosome 2, LjGifu_v1.2 genome encodes these proteins:
- the LOC130736741 gene encoding uncharacterized protein LOC130736741 codes for MEHNIYMYKIVIHLSKPDKEEKTTKLIWVKESDGIFSVKSAYDSIVETDLEFDESNFNLVWKVWAPSNASALGWRVFLDRIQTKMNLVRRNIPISSCACPWCGIAEETTSHLLFVCPFAWCVWSLILRWLGIFFVLPGESMDHFKQFVNCWSLATKSGLATIWLATVWHLWHGRNAVIFREENLESVGIFEAVKLKSWSWIKACNKNCPHSLSEWFNEPLACLGDM; via the exons ATGGAACATAACATTTACATGTACAAGATAGTTATCCATTTATCCAAGCCAGACAAGGAGGAAAAAACTACAAAG CTGATTTGGGTCAAGGAATCTGATGGGATATTCTCAGTCAAATCTGCATATGATTCTATTGTTGAAACTGACTTGGAGTTTGATGAATCAAACTTTAATCTAGTGTGGAAAGTCTGGGCTCCTTCAAATGCTTCAGCACTAGGTTGGAGGGTATTTCTTGACCGCATTCAAACGAAGATGAATCTGGTTCGCAGGAACATCCCAATTTCAAGTTGTGCGTGTCCTTGGTGTGGCATAGCAGAGGAAACCACTTCTCACTTATTATTTGTTTGCCCTTTTGCCTGGTGTGTTTGGTCTTTAATTTTGAGATGGCTGGGGATATTTTTTGTGCTGCCAGGGGAATCTATGGATCATTTCAAACAGTTTGTGAATTGTTGGTCTTTGGCAACGAAGAGTGGTCTAGCTACAATTTGGCTTGCAACTGTGTGGCATCTATGGCATGGGAGAAATGCAGTTATATTTAGGGAGGAAAATTTGGAAAGTGTTGGGATTTTTGAAGCTGTGAAATTGAAGTCGTGGTCATGGATTAAGGCCTGCAATAAAAATTGTCCCCATTCTTTATCAGAGTGGTTTAATGAACCATTGGCCTGTTTGGGGGATATGTGA